In the genome of Hydrogenispora ethanolica, the window CCACACCACGATGGCCTGGAGCAACATTTCCCGCACTCCCCGGGTGCGAAAGAGTGGTAGCCCGACCCGGTGTTTGGAGAACGGCCAGAAAAGGGGCACGCCGGCGTTGCAGAGCAGATCCGCTGCCACGTGCAGCAGGTAGCCCACTCCGAAATAGGCGCCCCAGAGCAGCGGCAAACGCAACAGGGTCAGGAAAAGGAACCACGGCGCGGCGAAGGCCAGCAATCCCAGCAGCGAGTGGGAGAATCCCCGGTGCGCGAAGAGGCTGTGGAAAAAATCCTTTAACCCGGGGCAGCGGAGGAATACGATCTTCCATAGTAACCAATCGGCAGCCAGGAACCAACATAATCCGGCCGCCCCGCAAAGCGGCAATCCCCGCAGCCGGATAATCACCGTAAAAACTCCGGCGCAGGCCGCGAAGAATATCAGGGTGGGCAGGAACGGCCGGCAGCCGAAAAAGCAGCCGAAGGCGAAGTAAAAGAAACGGAAATACCGGCCGACGATACTGTCGGGATGATCGATATCCGGCCATAACGCCCCTAGATAAGCGAAGGTTACCGGCCCAATTAACGGTTGCCCCAGGGCTTGGGCCAGATTCAAGGCGCCCCATATTCCGATCGTCGCATGCGTCGATCCCCTCAAAACCAAATCCTCC includes:
- a CDS encoding metal-dependent hydrolase, with product MRGSTHATIGIWGALNLAQALGQPLIGPVTFAYLGALWPDIDHPDSIVGRYFRFFYFAFGCFFGCRPFLPTLIFFAACAGVFTVIIRLRGLPLCGAAGLCWFLAADWLLWKIVFLRCPGLKDFFHSLFAHRGFSHSLLGLLAFAAPWFLFLTLLRLPLLWGAYFGVGYLLHVAADLLCNAGVPLFWPFSKHRVGLPLFRTRGVREMLLQAIVVWTVVSQVLFLARHGLAERLSQEFQWLKAYFLG